A window from Planococcus maritimus encodes these proteins:
- the flgM gene encoding flagellar biosynthesis anti-sigma factor FlgM, with the protein MNIDKTNSSSFIQSYQKQMQVTPAQKARPLQQEDQLQISSEAKAMFEKNTEADIARQEKIQLLKAQVASGEYQVDSDKVAEKIHQYWFDK; encoded by the coding sequence ATGAATATTGATAAAACGAATAGTTCTTCCTTTATTCAATCTTACCAAAAGCAAATGCAGGTGACGCCGGCCCAAAAAGCGCGCCCGCTTCAACAGGAAGACCAATTGCAGATCTCAAGTGAGGCGAAGGCGATGTTCGAGAAGAATACGGAAGCGGATATCGCCCGTCAAGAAAAAATACAGCTGCTCAAAGCACAGGTGGCTTCCGGTGAATACCAAGTCGATTCTGACAAGGTAGCCGAAAAAATCCATCAGTACTGGTTCGATAAATGA
- a CDS encoding flagellar protein FlgN, whose product MTVERVGKEGTPVLKMMTATLDELITIQQQLIRYAERKQTVLIEHKIDELTELVKEETRLIRRLGQLEDERERLVMDVLEEHPGLSFSEFTEQMPDETAKRALQEQLTLLKQLLLELQAKNRQNEKLVQDSVDFIQGMIGHITTPVKQPYNYPPKSGAAPKQSTNRGFFDTKA is encoded by the coding sequence ATGACAGTTGAGCGGGTCGGAAAAGAGGGAACTCCGGTGTTGAAAATGATGACCGCGACACTTGATGAGCTGATCACCATACAGCAGCAATTGATCCGCTACGCGGAACGCAAACAGACAGTGCTGATCGAGCATAAAATAGACGAACTGACCGAACTGGTTAAAGAAGAGACGCGGCTTATCCGCAGGCTCGGCCAGCTCGAAGACGAGCGCGAACGCCTGGTGATGGACGTGCTTGAAGAGCATCCGGGACTCAGCTTCAGCGAGTTTACCGAACAGATGCCGGACGAAACAGCGAAACGGGCGCTGCAGGAGCAATTGACGTTATTGAAGCAATTGCTTTTGGAGCTGCAGGCCAAAAACCGCCAAAACGAGAAACTGGTACAAGATTCCGTGGATTTTATCCAAGGCATGATCGGCCATATCACGACGCCGGTAAAACAGCCATATAATTACCCGCCGAAATCCGGCGCAGCACCTAAACAGTCAACCAATCGGGGCTTTTTCGATACCAAAGCATAA
- the flgK gene encoding flagellar hook-associated protein FlgK → MSTFHTLETGRRGLSAGQASLSTTGHNIANANTKGYSRQQVNTSSAASLEVWTSQGKGQLGTGVTVDSVMRVRDRFLDQQYRGHTAELAEWQTKSEALGNVETILGEPGENGLNASMGRLWSAWQDLESDPSNAAVQAVVKERAQAFADVAKTIDRSMGDLKVELTERTAAAQTEAQTLISRIEELNKHISQNGAQANDLRDARDAAVDELSQLMDIKVTEKSDGSYALALASNNQPVKSGEPVDLEAAGGKLGGLGQSLTTVENYQQKINTAVTEFAQANGNVFETASPAGELSVAKDAQLELPKGLDEGVKNVQADFRAIVSGLGAEGQTAGYAVSSQEQLIVSTDNRRQAVAGVSLDEEMSNLVKFQHAYNAAARLVSTTDEMLDTIINRMAAR, encoded by the coding sequence GTGTCAACTTTTCACACTTTGGAAACCGGCCGCCGCGGCTTATCCGCCGGCCAGGCGAGCCTTTCGACCACAGGCCATAATATCGCAAACGCCAATACGAAAGGCTATTCGCGCCAACAAGTGAACACGAGTTCCGCTGCTTCTTTGGAAGTTTGGACGAGCCAAGGCAAAGGACAGCTTGGCACCGGCGTGACGGTCGATTCGGTCATGCGCGTGCGCGACCGCTTTCTCGACCAGCAATACCGCGGGCATACAGCAGAACTTGCCGAGTGGCAAACGAAAAGTGAAGCGCTCGGAAATGTGGAAACGATTCTCGGCGAGCCGGGAGAAAACGGGTTGAACGCGTCGATGGGCCGTTTATGGAGCGCTTGGCAAGACTTGGAAAGCGACCCGTCGAACGCGGCGGTCCAAGCAGTCGTCAAAGAACGGGCGCAAGCTTTTGCGGACGTGGCAAAAACGATCGACCGCTCGATGGGCGATTTGAAAGTGGAATTGACGGAACGCACGGCAGCGGCACAGACAGAAGCGCAAACATTGATCTCGCGCATTGAAGAGCTGAACAAACACATTTCCCAGAACGGAGCCCAGGCAAACGATTTGCGCGATGCACGCGATGCGGCGGTCGATGAACTGTCTCAGCTGATGGACATCAAAGTGACGGAAAAATCGGATGGCAGTTATGCACTGGCCTTAGCTTCGAACAACCAGCCGGTAAAATCGGGCGAACCGGTCGATCTCGAGGCAGCAGGCGGCAAGCTCGGTGGTCTCGGACAATCCTTAACGACAGTCGAAAATTATCAACAAAAGATCAACACGGCAGTGACAGAATTCGCTCAAGCGAATGGCAATGTTTTTGAAACGGCTTCACCAGCAGGTGAATTGAGCGTTGCAAAAGATGCGCAGCTCGAATTGCCAAAAGGATTAGATGAAGGCGTGAAAAACGTGCAAGCCGATTTCCGTGCTATCGTCAGCGGCCTCGGGGCGGAAGGGCAGACCGCCGGCTATGCAGTTTCTTCGCAAGAGCAATTGATCGTCTCGACAGACAACCGCCGCCAAGCGGTCGCCGGCGTTTCGCTGGATGAAGAAATGTCGAACTTGGTGAAATTCCAGCACGCTTATAATGCCGCAGCCCGCTTAGTATCAACGACCGATGAAATGCTCGATACGATCATCAACCGGATGGCTGCACGCTAA
- the flgL gene encoding flagellar hook-associated protein FlgL has product MRVTQQMMHQNSLRHMQQNLGRFENTSMQASSGKLLHKPSDNPQAVAKAMSLNSVMSANEQYERNIGDANLWLDENDRSIQAMVDVTQRIRELGVQGGSGTLSPEDRELIFKEVGVLNDQLREFANAEVDGRYLFGGGDGTVKPFPDAVSFEAAPPNGTLKTAKIGVGLQLEIGILPQTLVGSGDDPTNIFRAVGKLAENIQAGEAVNLDEIDKAMERLLTSAAENGARQNRVEATESRLLDAKLSLGTALSSIEDVDYAEILIKLKSEESVYQASLSSSAKIMQTNLMDFLR; this is encoded by the coding sequence ATGAGAGTAACCCAGCAAATGATGCACCAAAATTCCCTGCGCCATATGCAGCAAAATCTTGGGCGTTTTGAAAACACCAGTATGCAGGCATCCAGCGGCAAATTGCTGCATAAGCCGTCCGACAATCCGCAAGCGGTAGCGAAAGCGATGAGTTTGAACAGCGTCATGTCAGCAAACGAACAATACGAGCGCAATATCGGCGATGCCAATTTGTGGCTCGATGAAAATGACCGCTCGATTCAAGCGATGGTCGATGTCACACAGCGCATCCGGGAACTCGGCGTGCAAGGCGGCAGCGGGACATTGTCTCCGGAAGACCGCGAATTGATCTTCAAGGAAGTCGGGGTATTGAACGATCAATTGCGCGAATTCGCGAATGCCGAAGTCGACGGCCGGTATTTATTCGGTGGCGGCGACGGCACGGTGAAGCCGTTTCCGGATGCTGTTTCGTTTGAAGCAGCTCCGCCAAACGGGACGCTGAAAACGGCGAAGATCGGTGTCGGGCTGCAGCTGGAAATCGGCATCTTGCCTCAAACGCTTGTCGGCAGCGGGGACGATCCGACGAATATATTCCGGGCCGTTGGAAAACTCGCTGAAAACATACAAGCTGGCGAAGCGGTTAATCTGGATGAAATCGATAAGGCCATGGAGCGCTTATTGACTTCGGCTGCTGAAAACGGCGCGCGTCAAAACCGCGTCGAAGCGACCGAAAGCCGGCTGTTGGACGCCAAGCTATCACTTGGAACTGCCTTATCTTCTATAGAAGATGTAGATTATGCTGAAATACTAATCAAATTGAAAAGTGAAGAAAGTGTTTACCAAGCAAGCCTGTCATCTTCGGCCAAGATCATGCAGACAAACTTGATGGACTTTCTCCGGTAA
- a CDS encoding flagellar hook-basal body protein: MNIQMNTASSTMRELQKKIDSIANNVANVNTHGYKKQEANFSDALLYSVTKQAGTANEIGRTTPNGLRIGGGALISEGITRHSQGSLQETGRELDFALQSPNAYFRIANGEENYYTRNGSFQAEAIPESDRLALTTASGDSVLGADGLPITIGAGYSEMSLGNDGLVTVSYDNQPPETFQLGTAKIIRPALLENAGDNRYRLPGTQAEQAAAGVVELIDMPMSHRFLETSNVDMAAEMTELIATQRLFQSQGRAISYADDMMGLVNTMKS, translated from the coding sequence ATGAACATTCAAATGAACACAGCGAGCAGCACGATGCGCGAACTGCAGAAAAAAATCGATTCCATCGCCAATAACGTCGCCAACGTCAATACGCATGGCTATAAAAAACAAGAAGCCAATTTTTCCGACGCCTTGTTGTACAGCGTGACGAAGCAAGCCGGAACGGCCAACGAAATCGGCCGCACCACGCCGAACGGACTGCGGATCGGCGGTGGCGCCTTGATATCCGAAGGCATTACCCGCCACTCGCAAGGCTCCTTGCAAGAAACCGGCCGTGAACTGGATTTTGCCCTTCAATCGCCAAACGCTTATTTCCGAATTGCCAATGGCGAGGAAAACTACTACACACGAAACGGTTCTTTTCAGGCCGAAGCGATTCCAGAAAGTGACCGGCTTGCGCTCACCACCGCTTCCGGTGATTCCGTGCTCGGTGCAGACGGCCTGCCAATTACGATCGGCGCCGGTTATAGCGAAATGTCCCTTGGCAACGACGGGCTCGTGACTGTTTCTTATGACAACCAGCCGCCTGAAACCTTTCAGCTCGGCACGGCAAAAATCATTCGCCCTGCCCTTCTTGAAAATGCCGGCGATAATCGCTATCGCTTGCCCGGCACACAAGCCGAACAAGCAGCTGCCGGCGTGGTCGAATTAATCGACATGCCGATGTCCCACCGGTTTTTGGAAACCTCGAATGTGGACATGGCCGCCGAAATGACCGAGTTGATCGCCACCCAGCGATTGTTTCAATCACAAGGGCGCGCCATTTCCTACGCTGACGATATGATGGGTCTTGTGAATACGATGAAATCCTAA